In Luteolibacter sp. Y139, a genomic segment contains:
- a CDS encoding exosortase-associated EpsI family protein codes for MKRGLVLLGVLIAGLSAVFLLPDFKTAESALSLTIPKQMSSWSFKEEEPTKEERDTLAKDTKFAKATCERSRSGSTSFFDTSPKDFAQLSIVLSGIDLANSIHRPERCMPAQGHEIYSSSTTMIAVPGGNQLPARRLLSVQERPTDASGKYVKKHDAVTYYFFVGSERITENHTKRTLIDIKDRLVKGEAQKWAYISVTMWFNGEHTDRESGILDLEGTDRVVRDLIGQLAAKNVNWPQVKLQN; via the coding sequence ATGAAGCGCGGACTCGTCCTGCTGGGGGTTCTCATCGCCGGGCTTTCGGCGGTGTTCTTGCTGCCGGATTTCAAAACCGCCGAATCCGCGTTGTCGCTGACGATTCCGAAGCAGATGTCTTCCTGGTCCTTCAAGGAGGAGGAGCCCACGAAGGAAGAACGCGACACGCTGGCCAAGGACACCAAATTTGCGAAGGCTACCTGCGAGCGGTCACGGTCCGGAAGCACATCGTTTTTTGATACCAGCCCGAAGGACTTTGCCCAGCTGTCGATCGTGCTGTCGGGCATCGATCTGGCAAACTCGATCCACCGGCCGGAGCGCTGCATGCCGGCTCAGGGTCATGAAATTTATAGTTCGTCCACGACGATGATCGCCGTGCCGGGCGGGAACCAGCTGCCCGCCCGTCGTTTGCTGTCGGTCCAAGAGCGTCCGACCGATGCCTCCGGCAAGTACGTCAAAAAGCATGATGCGGTGACTTACTACTTCTTCGTGGGGAGCGAACGGATCACGGAGAATCACACCAAGCGGACGCTGATCGATATCAAGGACCGCCTCGTGAAAGGAGAGGCACAGAAATGGGCCTATATTTCCGTGACGATGTGGTTCAATGGCGAACACACCGACCGGGAGTCCGGGATTCTGGACTTGGAGGGTACGGACCGGGTCGTGCGAGACCTCATCGGTCAGCTGGCCGCGAAGAATGTCAATTGGCCGCAGGTGAAGCTGCAGAACTGA
- a CDS encoding exosortase/archaeosortase family protein, which yields MHGETLDSAANRGPVKPGGIPKGALIVCLLCAAVVAGFYFLVPASGWKDLSTAGWWKSSWNKENDYQHGFLVPVIMVGLIISQWKKLREVAGPGHWSGLLVVLLGCLFYLAGQRTGQPRLTVGGLPMILWGASLFMWGWRTAWLLFFPFFVLWLAIPVPEFQQATTRLQILSTKLAQWGSGLFGVETVVRGTLIHSVSDKWEPLSIDKGCGGIRSLMALIMISSVWAYLAPISLWKKAILCLAAFPLAILGNMLRLTSIFVISEYGNHAFAAGTWHDWSGLLLFYPISLVMLLGVHSVLEGGLPWRRPRKKLAVRKVVREGGEALEAR from the coding sequence ATGCACGGGGAAACCCTCGACAGCGCCGCAAACCGCGGACCCGTGAAGCCCGGAGGGATTCCGAAGGGCGCCCTGATCGTGTGCCTGCTGTGCGCGGCCGTGGTCGCGGGATTCTATTTTTTGGTCCCCGCCAGCGGTTGGAAGGATCTTTCCACGGCAGGTTGGTGGAAGTCGTCCTGGAACAAGGAGAATGACTACCAGCATGGGTTCCTGGTGCCGGTCATCATGGTCGGGCTGATTATTTCCCAGTGGAAGAAGCTGCGGGAGGTGGCGGGGCCCGGCCATTGGTCGGGCTTGCTCGTGGTCCTGCTCGGCTGCCTGTTTTACCTGGCGGGCCAGCGCACCGGCCAGCCGCGGCTCACGGTGGGCGGGCTGCCGATGATCCTGTGGGGGGCTTCCCTGTTCATGTGGGGATGGCGGACGGCGTGGCTGCTTTTCTTCCCGTTCTTCGTCCTGTGGCTGGCGATTCCGGTGCCGGAATTCCAGCAGGCCACCACGCGCCTGCAGATTCTTTCCACGAAGCTCGCCCAATGGGGCTCGGGCTTGTTCGGGGTGGAGACGGTGGTGCGCGGCACCCTGATCCACTCGGTCTCTGACAAGTGGGAGCCGCTGTCGATCGACAAGGGCTGTGGCGGCATCCGTTCGCTGATGGCGCTGATCATGATTTCCTCGGTGTGGGCCTACCTCGCGCCGATCTCGCTATGGAAGAAGGCGATCCTTTGCCTGGCGGCCTTTCCGCTCGCGATCCTCGGCAACATGCTGCGGCTGACGTCGATCTTCGTGATCTCCGAGTATGGCAACCATGCCTTCGCCGCGGGAACGTGGCACGATTGGTCCGGCCTGCTGCTCTTCTACCCGATTTCCCTGGTGATGCTGCTGGGAGTCCACTCCGTGCTGGAAGGTGGGCTGCCGTGGCGCCGCCCCAGAAAGAAGCTAGCCGTACGAAAGGTCGTCCGCGAGGGAGGGGAGGCCCTTGAGGCACGATGA
- a CDS encoding GNAT family N-acetyltransferase, giving the protein MTLLPITRDLDFDCTNYSTVSGIMMEVIEGTLEMGTTPPWCGYLALTTDREVIGTCAFKGPPDERGEVELAWFTFPHYERRGHGSRMARLLVEIAEATGEKVTLIAHTLPEHNASTRICEHAGFKCEGQIQLPEDGPVWRWRRG; this is encoded by the coding sequence ATGACGCTCCTCCCGATCACTCGCGATTTGGATTTCGACTGCACCAACTACAGCACCGTTTCCGGAATCATGATGGAAGTGATCGAGGGGACCTTGGAAATGGGGACCACTCCGCCGTGGTGTGGCTACCTGGCGCTGACGACGGACCGGGAGGTGATCGGGACCTGCGCCTTCAAGGGCCCGCCGGACGAGCGCGGGGAGGTGGAGCTCGCGTGGTTCACCTTTCCCCACTACGAGCGCCGGGGTCATGGGTCGCGGATGGCCCGCCTGCTGGTGGAAATCGCCGAGGCGACCGGCGAAAAGGTGACCCTGATCGCCCACACCCTGCCGGAGCACAATGCCTCCACGCGGATTTGCGAGCACGCCGGCTTTAAGTGCGAAGGGCAGATCCAGCTTCCGGAGGATGGGCCGGTCTGGCGCTGGCGGCGTGGATGA
- a CDS encoding tRNA dihydrouridine synthase yields MTDLFPADRPVLYLAPMQDVTDLPFLKVIDPYGGADVYVTEYFRVHNDSRPSAWILRSIDENPTGRPIFAQMIGQDIEALVKTARQLLEHPVAGIDLNLGCPAPVVCKKEAGGGLLRNLPKVDSILGALRDAIPTRFTVKTRIGYHHHDEFPQLLEIFRKHAIDVLAIHGRTVEERYSTPVHPDCVKLAVETLSCPVIANGNVVDVATGLAYRQKSQAAGLMIGRGAIRNPWLFSQLRSAFAGEKPFEPGCRDLLGYVGRLYDELAAHTKTFDPLSHVQRMKKTMAFVTQGHDLDFEFRVRRAKTPEDFHSACRDHLDRDDPVPTAPQESSRVFCGFEDLLSAT; encoded by the coding sequence ATGACCGACCTCTTTCCCGCCGACCGCCCGGTGCTCTACCTCGCGCCAATGCAGGACGTGACCGACCTGCCGTTCCTGAAGGTCATCGACCCCTACGGCGGCGCAGACGTCTATGTGACGGAATATTTCCGCGTTCACAATGACTCCCGGCCCAGCGCCTGGATCCTCCGGTCCATCGACGAAAATCCGACCGGCAGGCCGATTTTCGCCCAGATGATCGGCCAGGACATCGAGGCGCTGGTGAAAACCGCAAGGCAGCTGCTGGAGCACCCGGTCGCCGGCATCGACCTCAATCTCGGCTGCCCCGCCCCGGTGGTGTGCAAAAAGGAAGCCGGCGGCGGCCTGCTGCGGAACCTGCCGAAGGTGGACAGCATCCTCGGCGCGCTGCGCGATGCGATTCCCACCCGCTTCACCGTGAAGACCCGCATCGGCTACCATCATCACGATGAATTCCCGCAACTGCTGGAAATCTTCCGCAAGCACGCCATCGACGTGCTCGCCATCCACGGCCGCACGGTCGAGGAACGCTACTCCACGCCGGTGCACCCGGACTGCGTGAAGCTCGCCGTGGAAACCCTGTCCTGCCCGGTCATCGCCAACGGCAATGTCGTCGATGTCGCCACCGGCCTCGCCTACCGGCAGAAATCACAAGCCGCCGGCCTGATGATTGGCCGCGGCGCGATCCGGAATCCCTGGCTGTTTTCCCAGCTCCGCTCCGCCTTCGCCGGGGAAAAACCCTTCGAGCCGGGTTGCCGGGACCTGCTGGGCTATGTCGGCCGGCTCTACGACGAGCTCGCCGCGCATACGAAAACCTTCGATCCGCTCAGCCACGTGCAGCGGATGAAAAAGACCATGGCCTTCGTCACGCAGGGGCATGATCTCGACTTCGAATTCCGCGTGCGCCGCGCGAAGACCCCGGAAGACTTCCACTCCGCCTGCCGCGATCACCTCGACCGCGATGACCCGGTGCCAACCGCGCCGCAGGAAAGCTCGCGGGTGTTCTGCGGGTTCGAGGATCTGCTGAGCGCGACGTAA
- a CDS encoding NUDIX hydrolase, whose protein sequence is MPHTYEFPRPALTVDCVVFGFDGAGLQVLLIKRGIEPFLGTWALPGGFVRMEENLEEAARRELEEETSLRDVFLEQLYTFGDPGRDPRGRVVSVAWFALVHPEQHPAKGDTDASEAAWFHISDLPDLAFDHDHILTTALERLRGKIRYQPVGFELLPKRFTLTQLQALYEAILGRPIDKRNFRKKLLAFDFLIPLDEFTGGAHRPARLHRFDRRKYDTLVKKGFLFEL, encoded by the coding sequence ATGCCACATACCTACGAGTTTCCCCGTCCGGCGCTCACCGTGGACTGTGTGGTCTTCGGCTTCGATGGCGCGGGCCTGCAGGTCCTGCTGATCAAGCGCGGCATCGAACCTTTCCTCGGCACATGGGCGCTGCCCGGGGGATTCGTCCGCATGGAAGAAAACCTCGAAGAGGCCGCCCGCCGCGAACTCGAGGAAGAAACCAGCCTCCGCGATGTCTTCCTCGAGCAGCTCTACACCTTCGGCGACCCCGGTCGCGACCCGCGCGGACGCGTCGTCAGCGTCGCCTGGTTCGCACTGGTCCATCCCGAGCAGCACCCCGCGAAGGGCGACACCGACGCCAGTGAGGCAGCTTGGTTTCACATCAGTGATTTGCCGGATCTCGCCTTCGACCACGATCACATCCTCACCACCGCGCTCGAACGCCTGCGCGGGAAAATCCGCTACCAGCCCGTCGGCTTCGAACTCCTGCCGAAGCGCTTCACCCTGACCCAACTCCAAGCCCTCTACGAAGCCATCCTCGGCCGGCCCATCGACAAGCGGAACTTCCGCAAGAAGCTCCTCGCCTTCGACTTCCTAATCCCTCTCGACGAATTCACCGGCGGCGCTCACCGCCCCGCCCGCCTCCACCGCTTCGACCGCCGCAAATACGACACCCTCGTGAAGAAAGGCTTCCTTTTCGAACTCTAA
- a CDS encoding nicotinate phosphoribosyltransferase yields the protein MNSPLQTDLYQLTMAAAYWNAGTADHESVFHLFFRRLPFHGGYAIAAGLEPALQWLEAFRFRTEDLDYLASLRTRNDHPLFKEDFLTYLGDLRLELDIDAIPEGSAVFAHEPLLRVQGKILHAQLAETALLNLINFQTLVATKASRICYAAAGTPVFEFGYRRAQGPDGGLTASRAAWIGGCEGTSNVLAGQRFGIPIRGTHAHSWVMSFDDEQEAFDRYAEAMPDNSTLLVDTYDTLEGIDKAIVTARKLREQGHELSGIRLDSGDLAWLSQQARAKLDAAGFPNARIVASNDLDEHLIESLRHQNARIDIWGVGTNLVTAADQPALGGVYKLAAQRREDGTWQPRIKLSEQTAKSSIPGRLQVRRFIEDGKFIGDAIYDVDRSFDGATTIIDPADPIRTKEIPAATTATELLQPVMKAGHRTVPAEPLEAIRNRCQENLAALHPGILRLKNPHAYPAGLEEGLHQHREQILRELR from the coding sequence ATGAACAGCCCTCTCCAGACCGACCTCTATCAGCTCACCATGGCCGCCGCCTACTGGAACGCCGGCACCGCGGATCACGAAAGCGTGTTCCATCTCTTCTTCCGCCGCCTGCCCTTCCATGGCGGCTACGCCATCGCCGCCGGACTGGAACCTGCCCTCCAGTGGTTGGAAGCATTCCGCTTTCGCACCGAAGACCTCGACTACCTCGCCTCGCTCCGCACACGGAATGATCATCCACTCTTCAAGGAGGACTTTCTCACCTACCTCGGCGACCTGCGGCTGGAGCTGGACATCGATGCCATTCCGGAAGGCTCGGCCGTCTTTGCCCATGAGCCATTGCTGCGCGTGCAGGGAAAGATCCTCCACGCCCAGCTCGCCGAGACCGCACTGCTCAATCTCATCAACTTCCAAACTCTCGTCGCCACCAAGGCCTCGCGCATCTGCTACGCCGCCGCGGGTACGCCTGTCTTCGAGTTCGGTTATCGCCGCGCCCAAGGCCCCGATGGCGGGCTCACCGCCAGCCGCGCCGCATGGATTGGTGGCTGTGAAGGCACCTCGAATGTCCTCGCCGGCCAACGCTTCGGCATTCCCATCCGCGGCACCCACGCCCACTCGTGGGTGATGTCGTTCGATGACGAGCAGGAAGCCTTCGACCGCTACGCCGAGGCCATGCCGGATAACTCGACCTTGCTCGTGGATACCTACGACACGCTTGAAGGCATCGACAAGGCCATCGTCACCGCCCGCAAGCTGCGCGAACAGGGCCACGAGCTGAGCGGCATCCGCCTCGACTCGGGCGACCTCGCCTGGCTCAGCCAGCAAGCTCGCGCCAAGCTCGATGCGGCGGGCTTTCCCAATGCGAGAATCGTCGCGAGCAATGACCTCGACGAGCATCTCATCGAAAGCCTGCGCCATCAGAACGCCAGGATCGACATCTGGGGCGTCGGCACCAACCTCGTCACCGCGGCCGACCAGCCCGCGCTCGGCGGCGTCTACAAGCTCGCCGCCCAGCGCCGCGAGGACGGCACCTGGCAACCGCGCATCAAGCTCAGCGAACAAACCGCCAAGAGCTCGATCCCCGGTCGCCTCCAGGTGAGGCGCTTCATCGAGGATGGTAAATTCATCGGCGACGCGATCTACGACGTGGATCGTAGTTTCGACGGCGCGACCACCATCATCGACCCCGCTGACCCGATCCGGACGAAAGAAATCCCCGCCGCGACAACCGCCACCGAACTTCTCCAACCGGTCATGAAAGCCGGTCACCGCACCGTCCCAGCCGAGCCCCTCGAAGCCATCCGCAACCGCTGCCAGGAGAACCTCGCCGCCCTCCACCCCGGCATCCTCAGACTTAAAAACCCGCACGCCTACCCTGCCGGACTTGAAGAAGGACTTCATCAGCACCGGGAGCAAATCTTGCGGGAACTGCGATGA
- a CDS encoding RNA 2'-phosphotransferase: MDNKRISKFLSLVLRHEPEKIGIVLDEHGWTDSQELIQAAARHGVRFDQSTLLEIVRTSDKQRFALNEDHTRIRANQGHSVEVDLALEPKQPPESLYHGTVEKFLGSIRSTGLQKGERHHVHLSPDLTTATKVGERRGKPVILTIRAAAMAEAGHPFFLSENGVWLTDAVPPEFIEFPP, translated from the coding sequence ATGGACAACAAACGCATCAGCAAATTCCTCAGCCTCGTCCTGCGCCACGAACCCGAAAAAATCGGGATCGTCCTCGACGAACATGGCTGGACGGACTCTCAAGAACTCATCCAGGCAGCCGCCCGTCATGGCGTCCGATTCGATCAATCGACTCTGTTAGAGATCGTTCGGACCAGCGATAAACAACGCTTCGCTCTCAACGAAGATCACACCCGCATTCGCGCCAACCAAGGCCACTCAGTAGAGGTCGATCTCGCCCTCGAACCAAAGCAGCCACCGGAATCCCTCTACCACGGCACCGTGGAAAAATTCCTCGGCTCCATCCGGAGCACCGGCCTGCAAAAGGGCGAACGCCACCACGTCCACCTCAGCCCCGACCTCACCACGGCGACCAAGGTCGGCGAACGCCGCGGCAAGCCGGTGATCCTCACCATCCGCGCCGCCGCCATGGCCGAAGCCGGCCACCCCTTCTTTCTCTCCGAAAACGGCGTCTGGCTCACCGACGCCGTGCCACCGGAGTTCATCGAGTTCCCACCCTGA
- a CDS encoding macro domain-containing protein has translation MAIRTVRGDLLDQPVQVIVNAWNRNVIPWWLLLPQGVSGAIKKRGGYQPFRELSRIGSIPAGGARLTSAGQLPFNAIIHVAAINLLWRSSPDIVKSCVVNALTLAAEHRFASIAIPLIGSGTGGLDPEKSKSCIIDSAETASFDGDIIVVEFSRR, from the coding sequence ATGGCAATCCGGACCGTCAGAGGAGATCTGCTCGATCAACCCGTCCAGGTGATCGTAAACGCATGGAACCGCAATGTGATCCCATGGTGGCTCCTTCTGCCACAAGGTGTTTCTGGTGCCATCAAGAAGCGGGGAGGCTACCAACCATTCCGTGAACTATCCCGAATCGGCTCGATACCCGCAGGAGGCGCAAGACTCACTTCGGCGGGACAACTTCCATTCAACGCGATCATTCATGTCGCCGCCATCAACCTGCTCTGGCGATCGTCTCCTGACATTGTGAAATCCTGCGTTGTGAACGCCCTCACATTGGCCGCCGAACATCGCTTTGCCTCCATTGCAATCCCACTAATCGGTTCGGGAACCGGCGGCCTCGATCCAGAAAAGTCCAAATCCTGCATCATCGATTCAGCCGAAACCGCTTCCTTTGACGGCGATATCATCGTCGTCGAATTCTCTCGCCGCTAA
- the nadE gene encoding NAD(+) synthase: MNLRLAAVALNQTPLDWPGNESRARAALAHARHEGATLVCLPELCLTGYGCEDAFLAPATWERAWKMLTDLLPETRGLVVAFGLPVFHHRALYNVSAVAADGELLGLAAKKNLAGDGIHYEPRWFKPWPGGVRDEFVAPDGKRLPIGDLVFEVGSVKLGFEICEDAWVADRPGAKLAARGVDVILNPSASHFAFGKASIRRRFVAEGSRAFGAAYVYSNLLGNEAGRVIYDGQLLVAEGGHVIAESPRFGFADHRVLTATVDITGGRLAMARSASHRPALPATNDPGLVTANFTWPEVSAAIHHHLLAGPEEKTLEFTPAVTLGLFDYLRKSKSSGYVVSLSGGADSAAVVCLVRLMFEFAREELGEEFGGKLATTDFGKLLLTAYQATENSGDVTRDAARLIAEAIGATHRELDVSVLHRGYVAMIEEAFGNTLNWTDHDIPLQNIQARVRSPGIWMLANLRNALLLSTSNRSEAAVGYATMDGDTSGGLAPVSGIDKAFLREWLGWLETTGPIIGGKRRPIPALAAVNAQQPTAELRPGEQGQTDEGDLMPYPVLDFIERAAIRDHKSPREVLELLEIAFPAHPAETRTRWTKRFFTLWSRNQWKRERYAPGFHLDDENLDPKTWCRWPILSGGFQEELDAL; encoded by the coding sequence ATGAACCTCCGCCTCGCCGCCGTCGCCCTGAACCAAACCCCGCTCGATTGGCCGGGGAATGAATCGCGTGCTCGCGCCGCACTCGCACATGCCCGGCACGAAGGTGCCACGCTCGTCTGCCTGCCGGAGCTATGCCTCACCGGCTACGGCTGCGAAGATGCCTTCCTCGCCCCGGCGACATGGGAGCGAGCATGGAAGATGCTGACCGATCTCCTGCCTGAAACACGCGGCCTCGTCGTCGCCTTCGGCTTGCCGGTATTCCACCACCGGGCACTATACAATGTCTCGGCCGTGGCGGCCGACGGCGAACTGTTAGGCCTGGCCGCGAAGAAGAATCTCGCGGGCGATGGCATTCACTACGAGCCACGATGGTTCAAGCCATGGCCGGGCGGCGTTCGCGACGAATTCGTGGCACCGGATGGCAAGCGGCTGCCGATCGGCGATCTCGTTTTTGAAGTCGGCAGCGTGAAGCTGGGCTTCGAAATCTGTGAAGACGCCTGGGTTGCCGATCGCCCCGGAGCCAAGCTCGCCGCCCGCGGCGTGGACGTGATCCTCAATCCCAGCGCCAGCCACTTCGCCTTCGGCAAGGCCAGCATCCGCCGCCGCTTCGTCGCAGAAGGTTCGCGGGCCTTTGGTGCCGCCTACGTTTACTCGAATCTGTTGGGAAACGAAGCTGGCCGCGTGATCTACGATGGCCAGTTGCTGGTCGCGGAAGGCGGTCACGTCATCGCCGAAAGCCCGCGCTTCGGCTTCGCTGATCACCGGGTCCTGACTGCCACGGTCGATATCACCGGCGGCCGCTTGGCCATGGCCCGCAGCGCCAGCCACCGGCCCGCCTTGCCCGCGACAAATGATCCGGGACTCGTCACCGCCAACTTCACCTGGCCGGAAGTGTCGGCGGCTATCCATCACCACCTGCTCGCCGGACCGGAAGAGAAGACGCTCGAATTCACCCCGGCCGTCACCCTCGGCCTCTTCGACTACCTCCGCAAGAGCAAGTCGAGCGGCTACGTCGTCTCGCTCAGCGGCGGCGCGGATTCGGCCGCGGTCGTTTGCCTGGTGCGCCTGATGTTCGAGTTCGCCCGCGAGGAACTCGGCGAAGAATTCGGCGGCAAACTGGCGACGACGGATTTCGGTAAACTACTACTCACGGCGTACCAAGCGACCGAAAACAGCGGCGACGTCACCCGCGATGCGGCACGCCTCATCGCCGAAGCGATCGGAGCAACCCACCGCGAACTCGATGTCTCGGTCCTCCACCGCGGCTACGTGGCCATGATCGAGGAGGCCTTCGGCAACACCCTGAATTGGACCGACCACGACATCCCTCTCCAAAACATCCAGGCCCGCGTCCGCTCGCCCGGCATCTGGATGCTCGCCAACCTTCGCAACGCACTCCTCCTCTCCACCAGCAATCGCAGCGAAGCCGCGGTCGGCTACGCCACCATGGACGGCGACACCTCGGGCGGACTCGCACCGGTCTCGGGCATCGACAAGGCCTTCCTCCGCGAATGGCTCGGCTGGCTGGAAACAACCGGACCCATCATCGGCGGCAAGCGCCGGCCGATTCCCGCACTCGCCGCCGTGAACGCCCAGCAGCCCACCGCCGAACTCCGCCCCGGCGAACAAGGCCAAACCGACGAAGGCGACCTCATGCCCTATCCGGTGCTGGATTTCATCGAGCGCGCCGCCATCCGCGACCACAAATCACCGCGCGAAGTACTAGAGTTACTGGAGATCGCATTCCCCGCTCATCCGGCAGAAACCCGCACCCGTTGGACCAAGCGCTTCTTCACCCTGTGGAGCCGCAACCAATGGAAGCGCGAACGCTACGCCCCCGGCTTCCACCTCGACGACGAAAACCTCGACCCCAAGACCTGGTGCCGCTGGCCCATCCTGAGCGGCGGCTTCCAGGAGGAACTCGATGCCCTATGA
- a CDS encoding O-acetyl-ADP-ribose deacetylase, with protein sequence MKAIQANITTLAVDAIVNDANSSLLGGGGVDGAIHRAAGPDLVAECRLLGGCKTGQAKITKGYRLPAKHVIHTVGPVWRGGNNGEPELLANCYRNSLQIAVDHSLESIAFPSISTGIFGYPIEQAAEIAVTTVKQFLADSGTPRDVTFCCFSAADLRVYQALLD encoded by the coding sequence ATGAAAGCCATTCAAGCCAACATCACCACGCTTGCAGTCGACGCTATCGTCAATGACGCGAACTCCAGCCTGCTCGGTGGCGGCGGGGTCGATGGTGCGATCCATCGCGCCGCAGGCCCGGATCTCGTAGCGGAGTGCCGCTTGCTCGGTGGCTGCAAGACAGGCCAGGCAAAGATCACGAAAGGCTACCGGTTGCCTGCCAAGCACGTTATCCACACCGTGGGCCCCGTGTGGCGCGGCGGAAACAACGGCGAGCCGGAGCTGCTTGCCAATTGCTATCGGAATTCTCTTCAAATCGCGGTCGATCACTCGCTGGAAAGCATCGCCTTCCCCTCGATTAGCACCGGCATCTTTGGCTATCCAATCGAACAAGCCGCAGAGATTGCGGTGACAACCGTGAAGCAATTTCTCGCTGACTCGGGAACACCGCGGGACGTGACCTTCTGCTGCTTTTCGGCAGCCGATCTCCGAGTGTATCAAGCCCTTCTCGACTGA
- a CDS encoding ADP-ribosylglycohydrolase family protein, which translates to MATSLEYAQGCLAGLAVGDALGTTLEFTTPGSFKPLTDMIGGGPFRLNAGQWTDDTSMALCLAESLIERAGFDLSDQMQRYVRWWKEGHLSATGRCFDIGNTVRSALSDFSIDGRPASGSNDRYSAGNGSIMRLAPVPIFFRDADEAIHYAAESSRGTHQAATCLDACRYLAGMLWGLLHGATKDEVLAPSYHPSGKNWEGMDQAIATIAAGSFKEKEPPMIRGTGYVVQSLEAALWAFHRSKSFEEGALLAVNLGEDADTTGAIFGQIAGAYYGLDGIPAGWLEKLHGREMILDFASKLFTTSKAVP; encoded by the coding sequence ATGGCCACTTCCCTTGAATACGCCCAAGGATGCCTCGCCGGACTCGCAGTCGGCGACGCACTCGGCACCACGCTGGAGTTCACCACACCCGGCTCGTTCAAGCCGCTCACCGACATGATCGGCGGCGGACCCTTTCGCCTGAACGCGGGCCAGTGGACGGACGACACCTCGATGGCCCTCTGCTTGGCGGAGAGCCTGATCGAGCGCGCCGGGTTTGACCTAAGCGATCAAATGCAACGCTACGTCCGCTGGTGGAAGGAAGGACATCTGAGTGCTACCGGCCGTTGCTTCGATATCGGAAACACGGTGCGATCCGCTCTCTCCGATTTTTCTATCGACGGCAGGCCCGCCAGCGGCAGCAACGACAGATACTCGGCGGGCAATGGCTCGATCATGCGACTGGCCCCGGTCCCCATCTTCTTCCGCGATGCGGATGAAGCGATCCACTACGCCGCTGAAAGTTCGCGAGGCACCCACCAGGCCGCCACCTGCCTCGATGCCTGCCGCTACCTCGCGGGCATGCTGTGGGGACTGCTGCATGGCGCGACAAAGGATGAAGTCCTCGCGCCCTCCTATCACCCATCGGGAAAGAATTGGGAAGGAATGGACCAAGCCATCGCTACAATCGCCGCGGGATCGTTCAAAGAGAAGGAACCGCCAATGATTCGTGGAACCGGCTACGTGGTGCAATCGCTGGAAGCGGCCCTATGGGCCTTCCATCGCTCGAAAAGCTTCGAGGAAGGCGCACTCCTAGCAGTGAATCTAGGCGAAGATGCCGACACCACCGGCGCAATCTTTGGCCAGATCGCCGGGGCCTACTATGGATTGGACGGCATCCCCGCGGGGTGGCTGGAGAAGCTGCACGGGCGGGAGATGATCCTCGATTTCGCAAGCAAGCTTTTCACCACCTCGAAAGCGGTACCATGA
- the pncA gene encoding bifunctional nicotinamidase/pyrazinamidase yields MNTHALILVDLQNDFLPGGTLAVPGGDEVIPIANQLMNDFELIVATQDWHPASHGSFAANHPGRQLFESIDLHGLPQTLWPVHCVENTGGALFAPGLETRRITRVFQKGTRTEIDSYSGFHDNGRRHSTGLADWLRAQGMTHVTVCGLATDYCVKFTSLDAVAEGFHTTLHLPASRGVNLQPGDVDAAIEEMRAKGVVITA; encoded by the coding sequence ATGAACACTCACGCTCTCATCCTCGTCGATCTGCAAAATGACTTCCTCCCCGGCGGTACCCTCGCCGTGCCGGGCGGTGATGAAGTCATCCCGATCGCCAATCAATTGATGAACGACTTCGAACTCATCGTTGCCACCCAGGACTGGCACCCCGCCAGCCACGGCAGCTTCGCAGCGAATCACCCCGGCCGCCAACTCTTCGAAAGCATCGACCTCCACGGCCTCCCACAAACCTTGTGGCCCGTGCATTGCGTCGAAAACACCGGCGGCGCTCTCTTCGCACCCGGCCTCGAAACGCGCCGCATCACCCGCGTATTCCAGAAAGGCACGCGGACCGAGATCGATAGCTACAGCGGCTTCCACGACAATGGCCGCCGCCATTCGACCGGCCTCGCCGATTGGCTGCGCGCCCAGGGGATGACCCATGTCACTGTCTGCGGACTAGCCACTGACTACTGCGTGAAATTCACCTCGTTGGACGCCGTGGCAGAAGGCTTCCACACCACACTTCACCTGCCGGCTAGCCGCGGCGTGAACCTCCAGCCCGGCGACGTGGATGCCGCCATCGAGGAAATGCGAGCGAAGGGAGTCGTCATCACCGCATGA